One stretch of Leishmania braziliensis MHOM/BR/75/M2904 complete genome, chromosome 6 DNA includes these proteins:
- the PRMT7 gene encoding putative arginine N-methyltransferase, type III: MPSKQTSAGGPKKKQAIPTASGSAHAHPQAAIGFLPPGAKYPSEASPNHCKHQKSNSSSQGKQKHHNRTKDFDYRFEQHIFVPPRLRRVPAVLVEAVNDFHYAMMNDLPRNEFYYNLLKKHIVPGESGVLEIGAGSGLLSMMAAKLEAKWVVAVEGSSEMAALARSNIAENGLEGKIKVLNLLSTELTPSDLPEPPSILVSEIFGTLLLGESALDYITDARHRLLRPTTKILPQYGVQYAVPIECETLSQICAVSSWNGIDLSHVMALQDTTSVVFTKQYGFRMCSVPFCRLADPIPLLTIDFAETRRNSFKKVFPVEVTATTSGTAHAWLFYWISTDGEEVMSTAPEDTVNNFSRDMQWGQALQLIDAGSTARMPTELSMSSGESYKFECALSSDRVVMSLRYIGGGTATAPSKVDTSEAESEPQ, translated from the coding sequence ATGCCATCCAAGCAGACTTCCGCTGGGGGGCCCAAGAAGAAGCAGGCCATACCCACGGCGAGTggaagcgcacacgcacatccgcAGGCAGCCATCGGCTTCCTACCGCCAGGTGCGAAGTACCCGTCTGAGGCTTCCCCGAACCACTGCAAGCATCAGAAGTCAAACTCCTCCTCCCAGGGGAAGCAGAAACACCACAACCGCACTAAGGACTTTGACTACCGCTTCGAGCAGCACATCTTCGTGCCACCACGGCTGCGTCGAGTTCCAGCGGTGCTCGTCGAGGCCGTAAACGACTTTCACTATGCAATGATGAATGACTTGCCTCGAAACGAGTTCTACTACAACTTGCTGAAGAAGCACATCGTGCCTGGTGAGTCGGGCGTGCTCGAAATCGGCGCCGGCTCGGGTCTGCTGTCGATGATGGCGGCGAAGCTAGAGGCGAAGTGGGTCGTGGCGGTGGAAGGGTCGTCAgagatggcggcgctggcgcggtCGAACATTGCTGAGAACGGGCTGGAGGGAAAGATTAAGGTGCTGAACCTGCTCAGCACAGAGCTCACCCCAAGTGATTTGCCGGAGCCACCGAGCATCCTCGTCTCCGAAATCTTTGGtacactgctgctgggcgaGAGCGCGCTGGACTACATAACTGATGCCCGCCATCGCCTACTTCGACCGACAACGAAGATACTGCCACAGTACGGCGTTCAGTACGCTGTGCCCATCGAGTGCGAGACACTGAGTCAAATCTGCGCTGTCTCCAGCTGGAACGGCATCGACCTCTCGCACGTCATGGCCCTGCAGGACACGACAAGCGTCGTCTTCACCAAGCAGTATGGCTTCCGCATGTGCTCCGTTCCAttctgccgcctcgccgacCCGATCCCGCTGCTGACGATCGACTTTGCCGAGACAAGGCGCAATTCCTTTAAGAAGGTGTTTCCGGTGGaggtgacggcgacgacaaGCGGCACGGCGCATGCGTGGCTCTTCTACTGGATCTCCAccgacggcgaggaggtgatgtCGACAGCACCCGAGGATACCGTGAACAACTTCTCACGCGATATGCAGTGGGGCCAAGCGCTGCAGCTTATTGATGCCGGCTCGACTGCACGCATGCCCACCGAGCTGTCGATGTCCTCGGGCGAGTCCTATAAGTTCGAGTGTGCACTGTCAAGCGACCGCGTTGTCATGAGTCTCAGGTACATAGGTGGCGGTACCGCCACCGCACCGTCAAAGGTGGACACcagcgaggcggagagcGAGCCACAGTAA